In a single window of the Pocillopora verrucosa isolate sample1 chromosome 4, ASM3666991v2, whole genome shotgun sequence genome:
- the LOC131785639 gene encoding conserved oligomeric Golgi complex subunit 7-like, with translation MSCEVALLSLFVFCFIFSHNMDFSKFSDDNFDVKEWVNSALRIRDDRTPIDAHASNLVMKLQLFIQEVNNALEETSTQSVNNIPRVLREIENIRHDASLLKEQMNLVKEDIRVVEENTAQSMKMLMEIDTVKSRMQDASRALKEADNWTVLSSDVDKVFESGDVSAIAAKLEGMHKSLTVLQDVPDYAQRRRRLEGLKNRLEALLSPKIVAAFNNHSLDDTKEYVKIFTNIERLDQLQSYYIRCHKTKLQKTWNEVRVEDPNRSMLEWLSTFYDVILSTWHTEVTWCGQVFVEPGTVLCTLISQTLAHLDPSLSSCITEFIKNESNIIAKLIELRQVTLRFGHGLEKAVSLQQDKCSTHAANQLVDVVYSPYIPYLLDYPTLQQTFLVEQLQATRLQGDGFMETAGFMAESVEKIFHLAEQAVEYCTDLTDGYAVRGLCHVLEEFFGAYTGRMDECVSILRKECSLDVDPKVDATSNEGISEDWTMFQNAFRLIQICGDLLIKIENLDKRLLASILSTVQDFDSKVDDAIGEKTATPQRPFQWYNYLQQERPIEYSTFNEFIQKLHSAGDSATVLSSVSDQFQALNERVHSFAFDIVFIQIKQQLGRTPKLEVWSAKSPESGAALSDELPAFSLSPLGYITHIGDYLLTLPQQLEPFITQENPALETAMKAGNLPFPDLQAAYEDEHHPGTFWLGSIARGTMHAYTESILKIHELTPYSTQQLLADIDYFCNVLEALEVTPSQTLTHINELLKATSDKFHEVAHELGVEDRITMAIAGIRSIH, from the exons aTGAGCTGTGAGGTGGCACTGTTGTCCTTGTTTGTATTCTGTTTTATATTCTCTCACAATATGGACTTTTCCAAATTCTCTGATGATAACTTTGATGTTAAAGAGTGGGTGAACTCGGCGCTAAGAATCCGTGATGATCGAACGCCTATTGAC GCTCATGCATCAAACTTGGTCATGAAGTTGCAGTTATTTATACAG GAGGTTAATAATGCTTTAGAGGAAACCAGCACTCAATCAGTGAATAATATTCCACG AGTTCTAAGGGAGATAGAGAACATTCGTCATGATGCTTCCCTTCTGAAGGAACAAATGAATCTTGTAAAGGAGGACATTAGAGTG GTGGAGGAAAATACAGCTCAATCTATGAAGATGCTGATGGAGATTGATACAGTTAAATCAAGAATGCAGGATGCATCAAGAGCTCTTAAG GAAGCAGATAACTGGACAGTACTGTCGTCTGATGTGGATAAAGTTTTTGAATCTGGGGATGTTAGTGCT ATAGCAGCAAAACTGGAAGGAATGCACAAAAGTTta ACTGTCCTACAAGATGTCCCAGACTATGCACAGAGACGTAGACGACTTGAAGGGCTTAAAAACAGATTGGAGGCACTCCTGAGTCCTAAGATTGTGGCTGCATTCAATAATCATTCTCTTG ATGACACTAAAGAATAtgtcaaaatatttacaaacattGAAAGACTGGACCAGCTTCAAAGTTATTACATTAGGTGTCATAAG ACAAAATTGCAAAAGACTTGGAATGAAGTGCGTGTTGAGGATCCAAACAGGTCAATGCTGGAGTGGCTTTCAACATTCTATGATGTTATCCTTTCAACCTGGCATACAGAG GTGACTTGGTGTGGTCAAGTTTTTGTTGAGCCTGGAACTGTACTGTGCACACTCATCAGTCAAACACTAGCTCATTTAGACCCATCGTTGTCGTCATGCATCACAGAGTTTATAAAGAATGAGTCAAACATCATTGCAAAGTTGATTGAGTTGCGACAG GTCACTTTACGATTTGGTCATGGCTTAGAAAAGGCAGTCTCACTACAGCAAG ACAAATGCAGCACCCATGCGGCAAATCAACTGGTTGATGTGGTATACTCTCCTTATATTCCTTACCTGTTGGATTATCCAACATTACAGCAGACCTTCCTTGTGGAGCAATTACAAGCAACACGGCTG CAGGGTGATGGGTTTATGGAAACGGCTGGTTTTATGGCTGAATCTGTTGAGAAAATATTTCACCTGGCTGAACAG gcTGTTGAGTATTGCACTGATCTTACTGATGGTTATGCTGTCCGTGGTCTATGCCATGTTTTAGAG GAGTTCTTTGGGGCATATACTGGACGAATGGATGAATGTGTTTCAATTCTAAGAAAAGAATGTTCCTTAGATGTTGATCCTAAAGTGGATGCCACATCCAATGAGGGAATCAGTGAGGACTGGACAATGTTTCAAAATGCATTTCGTCTAATTCAGATTTGTG GTGATTTGctgataaaaattgaaaacttggACAAAAGATTACTTGCATCAATTCTTAGTACTGTGCAAGATTTTGACAGCAAAGTTGATGATGCTATTGGTGAAAAGACTGCTACTCCACAGAGACCATTTCAGTGGTACAATTATTTGCAACAGGAGAGGCCCATTGAATATAGTACTTTCAATGAATTTATCCAAAAGCTTCATTCAG CCGGTGACTCGGCCACTGTCCTTTCATCCGTTTCTGATCAATTTCAAGCTTTGAATGAGCGAGTGCACAGTTTTGCTTTTGACATTGTTTTCATCCAAATAAAACAACAGCTTGGGCGGACACCTAAACTGGAG GTTTGGTCTGCCAAGTCCCCTGAATCTGGGGCTGCACTGAGTGATGAGCTTCCCGCGTTCAGTTTATCTCCGCTAGGATACATTACTCAC ATTGGAGATTACCTCCTCACTCTTCCTCAGCAACTAGAGCCGTTCATAACACAAGAAAACCCCGCTCTGGAAACTGCCATGAAGGCGGGAAATCTGCCATTCCCGGATCTTCAAG CTGCATATGAAGATGAACATCATCCTGGGACCTTCTGGTTGGGATCTATTGCTCGTGGCACCATGCACGCTTACACAGAGAGTATCCTGAAAATCCATGAGCTGACACCATACTCCACTCAACAGCTATTGGCTGATATAG ATTACTTCTGCAACGTATTGGAAGCTTTAGAAGTAACACCAAGTCAAACTCTGACGCACATTAATGAGTTACTCAAAGCAACTAGTGACAA GTTTCACGAGGTTGCTCATGAACTGGGTGTGGAGGATCGAATCACCATGGCAATAGCTGGAATAAGAAGCATCCACTGA
- the LOC131785670 gene encoding melanocortin receptor 5-like, producing MKVNESETVTGKAYTPRSLFFCLHLPSFTWELEENTIPWAVFGITVFSSPFIVLLNVLEIIAVNRKKRLQRVSTVLLRSMAVADVLVGALSMPLTATVDLLTAHQTLLDHVCIFHLVGLATMYCAGGTVVLHSAFIAWERFLAVKKWRVYKVIVTQRLMKKLVVVAWMPAAIIATPYVMIGAGVDLKVYENLALIRGIGYVFFIVLIIYFNTMVYLELRKRKRIKTLKVNSLIKEKLDSKVAKMTVLMTCAMLFSFLLPEACLWLGYLFPVFRKNSAFRWYEILMQLHSLVNPLINCFKERCLRNTVLKLLRFKKSELIRPTLRSVKQMKPLSPQEDVSENQIDERGITFRRTTPIPDSVFVIESV from the coding sequence ATGAAAGTAAACGAATCAGAAACTGTCACTGGTAAGGCGTACACTCCTAGatcactgtttttttgtttgcatcTTCCAAGTTTCACCTGGGAGTTGGAGGAGAACACCATTCCCTGGGCTGTGTTTGGCATCACAGTTTTTTCTTCTCCCTTCATCGTCCTGCTGAACGTTTTAGAGATCATAGCCGTGAACAGGAAGAAACGACTGCAAAGAGTGTCGACAGTACTGCTGCGTAGTATGGCGGTGGCAGACGTACTGGTTGGTGCTTTATCCATGCCGTTAACCGCTACTGTTGATTTATTGACTGCTCATCAAACGCTTCTAGATCATGTCTGTATATTTCACCTCGTTGGCTTAGCTACGATGTATTGTGCTGGTGGGACAGTCGTGCTTCACTCGGCATTCATAGCCTGGGAACGATTCTTGGCTGTCAAGAAATGGAGGGTATACAAAGTGATTGTGACACAACGCCTTATGAAAAAACTTGTCGTGGTCGCTTGGATGCCTGCGGCAATCATAGCAACACCATACGTAATGATTGGGGCTGGTGTAGATCTTAAAGTATATGAAAACTTAGCTCTGATACGGGGTATTGGTTATGTTTTCTTCATCGTGTTAATCATATATTTTAACACTATGGTGTACCTTGAGTTACGTAAGCGAAAAAGAATCAAAACCCTGAAGGTTAACTCTCTAATCAAAGAAAAGTTGGACTCTAAAGTTGCTAAGATGACTGTTTTGATGACTTGTGCAATGCTTTTCTCGTTTCTTCTTCCAGAGGCGTGTCTCTGGTTGGGATATTTGTTCCCAGTCTTTCGGAAAAACTCGGCTTTTCGATGGTACGAGATATTGATGCAGTTACACTCATTGGTAAATCCATTGATTAACTGCTTTAAAGAACGCTGTTTAAGAAATACTGTCCTCAAGCTGTTGCGATTTAAAAAATCCGAGCTAATTCGGCCCACACTTCGTTCTGTTAAACAAATGAAACCTCTCAGCCCACAAGAGGATGTCTCGGAGAACCAGATAGACGAAAGAGGAATTACCTTCAGGAGAACTACACCTATACCTGATTCAGTATTTGTTATAGAATCTGTTTAA
- the LOC131785645 gene encoding kinesin-associated protein 3-like codes for MQEEARYLKRRVKGGSIDAHPTEKAIVVNYELEAVILGPLGEPMLGERKECQKVIRLQSLNSTTNIAKLAAEVIEKCKLIHPSKLPEVEQLLYYLQNRKDTGKTKGKEKGDSLRNAAADFEGTELDEQANINDIEEYVELLYEELPEKIRGTALILQLSRNPDNLEELAGNEPVLGALSRVLREDWKKSTELTTNIVYVFFCFSSFSQFHSIIIHYKIGAMCMQVMDSEIKRYEQWSAELEKKKNSDNRKDYERSFKKFLGLVKKQEQLLRVLSYLLLNLAEDAKVEMKMKNKGIVSMLVQLLERDNVDLLILVVSFLKKLSIFMENKAEMAECGILEKLANLIPHSNEDLLNIALRLLLNLSFDTDLRAKAVKAGILPKLVQLVSNEIHSVVVLCILYHISMDDRFKSMFTYTDCIPIMMQMMLECPGDRIDLELIALAINLAANKRNAQLICEGPGLKLLMRRAFKFNDPLLLKMIRNISQHEGPTKAQFVEYIGDLANAVQKCPDEEFVLESLGILGNLTVADVNFQQLLTDYDMLNYIKTKLNPGVAEDDLVLEVVILIGTVSLDDECATVFAREGIIQMLIDLLNAKQEDDEVVLQIVYVFYQMIFHKATREVIVKQTQAPAYLIDLMHDKNTEIRKVCDQTLDIIMEYDEEWAKKIQAEKFRWHNSQWLEMIENKVVMEDNDSLMYGDDSFMDGDPLDRPDLFYGHPGYDDPVTLMSREGAMTPEYMMEDPGEFGMFNGESYLNPAGHPVSPYAMGQYEGYPDDGVGYFNAGEGAMGSWGHLIDDEPGKAPYGPPQGQISRPSSRYGRPVSPGYSEAYGAEIMEPETDMYGRPVSRMRSSYEDTQFGYR; via the exons ATGCAAGAGGAGGCAAGATATCTGAAACG GAGAGTGAAGGGAGGAAGCATCGATGCTCATCCCACAGAGAAGGCTATTGTGGTTAATTATGAACTGGAAGCTGTTATACTTGGCCCGTTGGGAGAGCCTATGTTGGGGGAGCGGAAAGAGTGTCAGAAAGT AATTCGTCTTCAGAGTCTAAATTCCACAACCAATATAGCAAAGCTGGCTGCAGAAGTTATTGAAAAGTGCAAGCTTATCCATCCTTCCAAACTTCCTGAAGTGGAACAGTTACTGTACTATCTACAAAACAGGAAAGATacaggaaaaacaaaag GTAAAGAGAAAGGAGACAGTCTAAGAAATGCAGCAGCTGACTTTGAGGGGActgag CTAGATGAACAAGCCAACATAAATGACATAGAGGAGTATGTAGAGTTACTTTATGAAGAACTTCCTGAAAAAATAAGAGGAACTGCACTTATACTACAGCTTTCAAGAAATCCTGATAACTTAGAGGAGCTCGCTGGAAATG AACCTGTTTTGGGTGCCTTGTCTAGAGTGCTGCGGGAGGATTGGAAGAAAAGCACAGAACTTACCACCAACATTGTGTATGTGTTCTTCTGTTTCTCCAGCTTCTCCCAGTTCCATTCCATTATTATCCATTACAAGATTGGAGCCATGTGTATGCAAGTCATGGATAGTGAAATTAAGAGATATGAGCAGTGGTCTGCTGAactggaaaagaagaaaaata GTGATAATAGAAAGGACTATGAAAGGAGCTTCAAGAAATTTCTTGGTCTTGTTAAAAAGCAAGAGCAGCTTCTCAGAG TGTTATCTTACTTGCTTCTAAATCTGGCTGAAGATGCAAAGGttgagatgaagatgaaaaacaaaggGATTGTTTCCATGTTAGTGCAGCTTTTGGAAAGAGACAATGTAGATTTACTGATTCTGGTTGTCTCATTTCTTAAAAAGTTGAGTATTTTCATGGAGAACAAAGCTGAAATG gcaGAATGTGGCATATTAGAGAAGCTGGCCAACTTGATTCCACATTCAAATGAG GATCTTCTTAACATCGCACTTCGCCTGCTTCTTAATCTCTCATTTGACACCGACCTGCGAGCAAAAGCAGTGAAAGCAGGAATTCTTCCAAAACTTGTGCAACTTGTTT CCAATGAGATTCACAGTGTAGTGGTACTTTGCATTCTGTACCACATCAGCATGGATGACAGATTCAAGTCCATGTTTACCTACACAGACTGTATACCtatt ATGATGCAGATGATGCTGGAGTGTCCAGGAGATCGTATTGACCTGGAGCTTATCGCGCTGGCCATTAACCTGGCAGCTAACAAGAGGAATGCTCAGTTGATTTGTGAAGGGCCAGGCTTGAAGCTGCTCATGAGGAGAGCATTTAAGTTTAACGATCCTTTGTTGCTAAAGATGATTAGGAATATCTCACAGCATGAGGGACCTACCAAGGCCCAGTTTGTG GAATATATCGGTGACCTTGCCAACGCTGTACAGAAATGCCCCGATGAAGAGTTCGTCTTGGAGTCTTTGGGAATTTTAGGAAACTTGACAGTGGCAGATGTGAATTTTCAGCAGTTGCTAACAGATTATGACATGTTGAATTACATTAAAACAAAGCTGAATCCAG GTGTAGCAGAGGATGACCTTGTTCTAGAAGTAGTGATCTTAATTGGCACTGTGTCATTAGACGATGAGTGCGCCACTGTGTTCGCTAGGGAGGGCATCATTCAAATGCTTATAGACTTGTTGAATG CTAAACAAGAAGACGATGAGGTTGTGTTACAAATAGTTTACGTTTTCTACCAAATGATTTTTCACAAGGCGACAAGGGAGGTCATTGTGAAGCAAACGC AGGCCCCTGCTTATCTTATTGATCTGATGCACGACAAGAACACAGAAATCCGCAAAGTCTGTGACCAGACTCTCGACATTATCATG GAATACGACGAGGAGTGGGCAAAGAAGATCCAAGCAGAGAAATTTCGCTGGCACAACTCTCAGTGGCTGGAAATGATAGAAAACAAAGTTGTCATGGAAGACAATGACAGCCTGATGTATGGTGATGATTCCTTCATGGACGGTGATCCACTCGACAGACCCGATCTCTTCTATGGTCATCCGGGATACGACGACCCTGTCACGCTAATGTCGCGTGAAGGAGCCATGACTCCGGAGTACATGATGGAGGATCCGGGCGAGTTCGGAATGTTCAACGGAGAATCGTACTTGAATCCCGCGGGTCATCCCGTGAGCCCGTATGCCATGGGGCAATATGAGGGATACCCCGATGACGGAGTAGGGTATTTTAATGCAGGGGAAGGGGCCATGGGGAGCTGGGGACATTTGATAGACGACGAGCCTGGCAAGGCACCTTATGGCCCTCCACAAGGTCAAATTTCCCGGCCTAGCAGTCGGTATGGTCGGCCTGTGTCACCAGGTTATTCTGAAGCTTATGGGGCTGAAATAATGGAGCCTGAAACTGATATGTATGGGAGGCCTGTGTCAAGAATGAGATCAAGCTATGAAGACACGCAGTTTGGTTACAGATAG